One Aquarana catesbeiana isolate 2022-GZ linkage group LG04, ASM4218655v1, whole genome shotgun sequence genomic region harbors:
- the LOC141139490 gene encoding uncharacterized protein isoform X2: protein MSTDSSSPKEEDLSQEEAVECGSQEEAGISGSQEEAGISVSQEEAGLSGSQEKPGTSHSLTESQVPPLRLPYKRARKATPSPVQDSAYRLIQEASASLRAFPSPEEAFACMAATKLLGMQEGQRKISEDLIYKVLRKGESGELTHKTDVIEIDDPPPPLPPPAATTPPPQPKAGRKRGRKTKE, encoded by the exons AtgagcactgacagctcatcacccaagGAG gaagacctcagccaggaggaggctgtggaatgtggcagtcaggaggaggcagggattagtggcagccaggaggaggcggggattagtgtcagccaggaggaggcggggctaagtggcagccaagagaagcctgggacaagtcacagcctgactgagtctcaggttcctcccctccgcctgccatacaaaagggccaggaaggccactcccagtcctgtgcaggattcagcatacaggctgatccaggaggcttcggcgtccctcagagccttccccagtcctgaagaggcctttgcctgcatggctgccaccaaattgctgggcatgcaggagggccaacgcaagatctctgaggacctgatttataaagtccttcgtaagggggagagtggggaactgacacacaagacagatgtcattgagatcgacgatcctcctcctcctcttcctcctcctgctgccacaactccaccaccacagccaaaggctggaaggaagcgtggaaggaagaccaaagagtga